In Danaus plexippus chromosome 29 unlocalized genomic scaffold, MEX_DaPlex mxdp_36, whole genome shotgun sequence, a single window of DNA contains:
- the LOC116776815 gene encoding nascent polypeptide-associated complex subunit alpha, muscle-specific form-like isoform X1 yields MALVLRKAVMPKNVSLLKCIKGRPLATASNKKNAAPLFHNAMKRTLCKRTQSFGVKHFCNQSNIELQKEDVVKSKGRLYRSISCPCLRPNGNDRPVHIKRAASAISLKDIAPRFRIPGVVFNQITPNFMQLRAASTSSAIKDITSVCACPCAPCGCNCLPPPCNTPAKCLQYMTGYYYYPYGTWFCGPYHISTGPCGPCAGPVRPDGCGGPAPPCPGGPCGPACIGPCKPCGPCICGPCGACGPCGPCGPLSCCGFCGIGNSFPNYPPGSPYDFSSFNAYGAYGPYTPQPPPMFPNQPMQPNFCPPFNSFPQPQPQFGPVNLPGNHFGPCYDVPMPSPIPIDALPQNPFMPPPSNAPNPPGPVRPSYNFAKPTLKDSPTTENVRSAPSIDGPCPKNLTPKSLRMSPLSRYENSLKMGSSSRPPRMNGRALQDINTSFVCHFSTGSMQTRAIETDRNRSNIFRAHTKKTCKGSCNKPFCHWCPLKGK; encoded by the exons ATGGCTCTCGTATTACGGAAAGCGGTTATGCCGAAGAATGTATCCCTCCTCAAATGCATTAAAGGCCGACCCTTGGCAACAGcttcaaataagaaaaatgcTGCCCCATTGT TTCACAACGCAATGAAGAGGACTCTCTGCAAGCGAACACAGAGTTTTGGAGTAAAACACTTCTGTAACCAAAGCAATATAGAACTGCAGAAGGAAGATGTCGTCAAATCTAAAGGGCGCCTATACAGAAGTATTTCCTGTCCGTGTCTTAGGCCGAACGGAAACGACCGTCCCGTTCACATAAAACGCGCTGCATCTGCCATCAGCCTTAAAGATATAGCTCCTAGATTCAGGATTCCTGGAGTAGTATTCAATCAAATTACGCCAAACTTTATGCAGTTACGAGCTGCGTCAACATCCTCTGCCATAAAGGATATAACTAGCGTATGTGCCTGTCCCTGCGCGCCGTGCGGCTGTAATTGTCTTCCACCGCCTTGCAATACTCCTGCTAAATGTCTGCAGTATATGACTGGTTATTACTATTATCCCTATGGTACTTGGTTTTGTGGACCTTACCATATTTCTACTGGACCATGTGGTCCTTGTGCCGGTCCAGTTAGACCCGACGGTTGCGGTGGCCCTGCGCCACCTTGCCCAGGAGGTCCGTGTGGTCCTGCATGCATTGGACCTTGTAAGCCGTGTGGCCCTTGCATATGTGGACCCTGTGGCGCATGTGGTCCATGCGGTCCCTGTGGTCCTTTAAGTTGTTGTGGTTTCTGTGGCATAGGGAACTCGTTCCCAAACTATCCTCCGGGAAGTCCTTACGACTTCTCATCATTTAATGCTTATGGCGCGTATGGCCCGTATACACCGCAACCACCGCCTATGTTCCCTAATCAGCCCATGCAACCAAATTTTTGCCCTCCATTTAATTCTTTCCCACAACCACAACCACAATTTGGTCCAGTGAATTTGCCGGGCAATCATTTTGGACCATGCTATGACGTTCCCATGCCTTCGCCGATCCCAATAGACGCTTTACCACAGAACCCTTTCATGCCCCCACCCTCAAATGCCCCGAACCCCCCCGGTCCAGTTCGTCCTAGTTACAATTTTGCCAAACCCACACTAAAGGACTCACCGACAACAGAAAACGTTCGTTCCGCACCATCGATAGACGGCCCATGCCCAAAGAACCTAACACCAAAATCCTTACGCATGTCACCGCTGTCGAGGTATGAGAACAGCTTAAAAATGGGTTCGTCCAGTCGTCCCCCAAGAATGAATGGCCGCGCTTTACAGGATATCAACACTAGTTTCGTTTGCCACTTCTCCACTGGAAGTATGCAGACACGTGCCATTGAAACTGACAGAAATAGATCTAATATATTTAGGGCACATACAAAGAAAACTTGCAAAGGATCCTGCAATAAGCCCTTCTGCCATTGGTGTCCCTTGAAAGGAAAATAA
- the LOC116776815 gene encoding uncharacterized protein LOC116776815 isoform X2, which yields MALVLRKAVMPKNVSLLKCIKGRPLATASNKKNAAPLSLAAARNFKSKLIPTAYMKIRRAKKLVPIEYRRTRTRTSPVWVSVSSSAIPSSAKQTRCLGSDSIRKCRSLTQFIQHRPYSKVCNVGCPCPFPCGPCGCKDGCNCLPPPCNTPPKCLQYMTGYYYYPYGTWFCGPYHVQGTCCPVGSKCPCPCGCPCPKCACLFPTAGLGAEAKPEQKPKPNVRIFSYDQPKQSDTQAASGISKIFNFKTPEQKDQKEDPKPTKKNVPPVLASMISPTLTPLNTKKLPHPNIKSSYPISYTNSKSNSYHTKATLWSSNQLYRTPTKEPRRDRFIYYPKRYKVTRPLECNKVLRDHQNKLGLFNCTSQPRFTKFNSKPHVDATFKPYDL from the exons ATGGCTCTCGTATTACGGAAAGCGGTTATGCCGAAGAATGTATCCCTCCTCAAATGCATTAAAGGCCGACCCTTGGCAACAGcttcaaataagaaaaatgcTGCCCCATTGT CATTGGCGGCAGCACGTAACTTCAAAAGCAAGCTCATCCCGACGGCGTACATGAAGATTCGAAGAGCGAAGAAACTTGTTCCCATCGAATATCGCCGTACGAGAACCAGGACCAGCCCGGTCTGGGTCAGCGTTTCTAGTTCAGCGATCCCTTCCAGCGCGAAACAAACGAGATGTCTCGGTTCTGACTCTATAAGGAAGTGTCGCAGCCTGACCCAGTTTATACAACATCGACCTTATTCTAAAGTTTGCAACGTTGGCTGCCCGTGCCCGTTTCCGTGCGGGCCCTGCGGTTGCAAGGACGGATGCAATTGCCTTCCCCCGCCATGCAATACGCCACCTAAATGCCTCCAATACATGACTGGATACTATTACTACCCTTACGGTACTTGGTTCTGCGGTCCATATCACGTGCAAGGGACCTGCTGTCCCGTGGGATCGAAATGTCCTTGTCCTTGTGGATGCCCTTGTCCGAAATGTGCATGCTTATTCCCGACCGCAGGCTTGGGAGCGGAAGCGAAGCCAGAACAAAAGCCGAAACCAAACGTACGAATCTTTTCGTACGACCAACCAAAACAGAGTGACACTCAAGCGGCCTCTGGCATTTcgaagatatttaattttaagactcCTGAGCAGAAGGACCAAAAGGAAGATCCAAAGCCCACGAAGAAGAACGTGCCTCCTGTACTGGCGTCTATGATCTCTCCCACCTTAACTCCTTTGAACACTAAGAAGCTTCCACATCCAAACATAAAATCTTCGTATCCAATATCGTATACCAATTCAAAATCCAATTCCTACCACACAAAGGCAACTCTCTGGTCCTCGAATCAACTATACAGGACGCCTACTAAAGAGCCGCGTAGAGACAGATTTATTTACTACCCAAAGAGATATAAAGTGACGAGGCCTCTGGAATGCAACAAAGTGCTAAGGGATCACCAAAACAAGTTGGGACTATTTAACTGTACATCGCAGCCCaggtttacaaaatttaattccaaGCCCCATGTAGACGCAACCTTCAAACCGTAcgatttataa
- the LOC116776815 gene encoding keratin-associated protein 5-2-like isoform X3 yields MALVLRKAVMPKNVSLLKCIKGRPLATASNKKNAAPLLALRGAAFGSYDARLALCCGDNKLQVRCFADKAPKKETTCGCPCGPCGPCGPCGPCGPCGPCGPCGPCGPCGPCGPCRCPCPCGPCGPCGPCGPCGPCGPCGPCGPCGPCGPCGPCGPCRCPCPCGPCGPCGPCGPCGPCPCPCPPKCPPPKKCEGGVCPMCGSQPLAAAQAIAAAAAAPPVPEGKIHEPFMKLEIKEKVPRPSNTAKMQP; encoded by the exons ATGGCTCTCGTATTACGGAAAGCGGTTATGCCGAAGAATGTATCCCTCCTCAAATGCATTAAAGGCCGACCCTTGGCAACAGcttcaaataagaaaaatgcTGCCCCATTGT TGGCGCTGAGAGGAGCGGCGTTCGGCTCGTACGACGCGCGGTTAGCGCTCTGCTGTGGTGACAATAAACTGCAAGTGCGCTGCTTCGCTGACAAAGCCCCAAAAAAAGAAACGACATGTGGCTGCCCCTGTGGCCCGTGTGGCCCCTGTGGCCCATGCGGTCCATGCGGGCCTTGCGGACCATGCGGGCCATGCGGGCCGTGCGGCCCGTGTGGCCCCTGCGGACCCTGTCGGTGTCCTTGTCCTTGCGGACCGTGTGGACCGTGTGGACCTTGTGGACCATGTGGGCCTTGTGGTCCTTGTGGACCCTGCGGACCTTGCGGGCCATGCGGACCTTGTGGCCCCTGTGGACCGTGTCGCTGCCCATGTCCTTGCGGACCATGTGGGCCCTGCGGGCCGTGTGGGCCCTGTGGACCATGTCCATGTCCATGCCCACCAAAATGTCCACCACCTAAAAAATGCGAGGGTGGCGTGTGTCCCATGTGCGGCAGTCAACCTCTGGCAGCAGCACAAGCAATAGCTGCAGCAGCAGCAGCGCCGCCAGTACCAGAAGGAAAAATACACGAACCGTTTATGAAGTTGGAAATCAAAGAAAAGGTTCCTCGACCCTCTAATACAGCGAAAATGCAaccctaa